One region of Phycisphaerae bacterium genomic DNA includes:
- a CDS encoding Nif3-like dinuclear metal center hexameric protein, with translation MDRRAFIRSGLLGAAAAVSANSLRAQSGGSAGRVTAQDVHDYLMRLGPWVDLKDTVDTFKAGDPATVVKKMAVAWMSYTWALRQAVEQGCNLFVCHEPTFYDHVDKDESVFAFEAARKKREFVRESKLVIVRCHDVWDRVEKEGIPSAWAEFLGLTRLVRKDTFCHVYEVPSTTVHDFAREVAAKVAFLGQQAVELIGPESKQIRTVAIGTGAITPFRRMVGELKADLVIATDDGFCYWRDGALAVDMEYPVIVVHHGCSEEFGLRKLADHLTRAFPAVPVMFIPEKCMFKTIA, from the coding sequence ATGGATCGCAGAGCGTTCATCAGAAGCGGGTTATTGGGAGCGGCGGCCGCGGTTTCGGCCAACTCGTTGCGGGCCCAGTCGGGCGGGAGTGCCGGCCGGGTGACTGCCCAGGACGTCCACGATTATCTGATGCGTCTGGGTCCATGGGTGGACCTGAAGGATACGGTGGACACCTTCAAGGCCGGTGATCCGGCCACGGTGGTCAAGAAGATGGCCGTCGCCTGGATGAGCTACACCTGGGCTTTGCGCCAGGCGGTTGAGCAGGGCTGCAACCTGTTCGTGTGCCACGAGCCGACCTTTTACGATCATGTCGACAAGGACGAGTCGGTTTTCGCCTTTGAAGCCGCCCGCAAGAAACGCGAGTTCGTGCGTGAAAGCAAGCTGGTCATTGTCCGCTGTCATGACGTCTGGGACCGCGTGGAGAAGGAGGGCATTCCCTCCGCCTGGGCAGAGTTTCTGGGGCTCACCCGGCTGGTGAGGAAGGACACCTTCTGCCACGTGTACGAGGTTCCGAGCACGACGGTCCACGATTTTGCCCGGGAGGTGGCGGCGAAGGTCGCGTTTCTCGGCCAGCAGGCTGTCGAGCTCATTGGCCCGGAGAGCAAGCAGATCCGCACGGTGGCGATCGGTACCGGGGCGATCACGCCGTTCCGGCGGATGGTGGGCGAACTGAAGGCCGATCTGGTCATTGCCACCGACGACGGCTTCTGCTACTGGCGCGACGGGGCCCTGGCCGTGGATATGGAATACCCGGTGATCGTCGTCCATCACGGTTGCTCGGAGGAGTTTGGCCTGCGTAAGCTGGCCGATCATTTGACCCGGGCCTTTCCGGCCGTGCCGGTGATGTTCATTCCCGAGAAATGCATGTTCAAGACCATTGCGTGA